One genomic segment of Hevea brasiliensis isolate MT/VB/25A 57/8 chromosome 3, ASM3005281v1, whole genome shotgun sequence includes these proteins:
- the LOC131178792 gene encoding uncharacterized protein LOC131178792, with translation MEEVMVKEGLEEEIMSKMLLHQLESLELMDLPKLTRFCTSNLVECPVLKELRIQNCPQMRTFVSNYTTSNMASSSELDIINSALFDEKVAFPNLEQLEIHNMDNLKMIWHNELHSDSFCKINELTVENCEELIKIFPSTLLRGLRNLQSLVICECNLLQEVFDLQELIKMKESVAIQLRTLDIRGLPKLKHVWNEDPVGLVLFDNLSSVRVRDCPNLKIIFPASIAKNLPQLKTLDIDSSGVEEIVQNLNWVETNMENQPMIKALQPHFSFRKVSFPNLTILIVDECDNLKNLLSLSSVVHLKTLEIRNCKMMEEVMVKEGLEEEIMSKMLLHQLEFLVLENLPKLTRFCTSNLVECPALKQLRIQDCPQMRTFVSNYTTSNMASSSELDIINSALFDEKVAFPNLEQLEILNMDNLKHVWNEDPLGLVLFDNLSSVRVWNCPNLKIFFPASIAKNLLQLKRLNIASSGVEEIVQNLNWVETNMENQPMVKVLQPHFSFRKLDQALRSLEELLVWQCDSLITLAPSSASFQNLTTLEVWKCNGLVSLVTSSTAKSLVQLTKMSIEACDRLKEIVANEGNESKEDIIFSKLGKLELRYLPSLVSFCSADHSFKFPSLTEVFMEKCPKMQIFSKGVLSTPRLLVVQHDEQGCWNGNLNDTVQQLFAEMNAKED, from the exons ATGGAAGAAGTGATGGTCAAGGAAGGATTGGAAGAAGAAATAATGAGTAAGATGTTACTCCATCAACTAGAGTCCCTAGAGCTCATGGATCTTCCAAAACTCACGCGATTCTGCACAAGTAATTTAGTTGAATGTCCTGTCTTGAAAGAGCTGCGCATACAAAATTGCCCTCAAATGAGGACCTTTGTCTCCAATTATACGACTTCAAATATGGCATCCAGCAGTGAACTTGACATTATAAATTCTGCTCTCTTCGATGAAAAG GTTGCATTCCCCAACTTGGAGCAATTGGAGATTCACAACATGGATAATTTGAAGATGATATGGCACAATGAACTCCATTCAGATTCCTTTTGCAAAATAAACGAACTTACTGTGGAAAACTGTGaagaactaattaaaatttttccatCCACGTTGTTGAGAGGCCTCCGGAATCTTCAAAGTCTGGTCATATGTGAATGTAATTTACTGCAAGAGGTGTTTGATCTCCAAGAGCTAATAAAAATGAAAGAATCAGTAGCCATTCAATTGAGAACTCTAGACATACGCGGCCTTCCAAAGTTGAAGCATGTATGGAATGAGGATCCTGTGGGACTTGTCTTGTTTGATAACCTAAGTTCAGTGCGTGTTAGGGATTGTCCAAATCTAAAAATTATTTTCCCAGCTTCAATAGCTAAAAATCTGCCACAACTCAAAACACTGGATATAGACAGTTCTGGGGTGGAGGAAATTGTTCAGAATCTGAATTGGGTAGAAACAAATATGGAGAACCAACCTATGATTAAAGCTCTGCAGCCACATTTCTCCTTTAGAAAG GTATCTTTTCCTAATTTGACTATCCTGATTGTGGATGAATGTgataatttgaaaaatttattatCACTCTCAAGTGTTGTGCATTTGAAAACGCTTGAGATACGCAATTGTAAGATGATGGAAGAAGTGATGGTCAAAGAAGGATTGGAAGAAGAAATAATGAGTAAGATGTTACTCCATCAACTAGAGTTCCTAGTGCTCGAGAATCTTCCAAAACTCACGCGATTCTGCACAAGTAATTTAGTTGAATGTCCTGCCTTGAAACAGCTGCGCATACAAGATTGCCCTCAAATGAGGACCTTTGTCTCCAATTATACGACTTCAAATATGGCATCCAGCAGTGAACTTGACATTATAAATTCTGCTCTCTTCGATGAAAAG GTTGCATTCCCCAACTTGGAGCAATTGGAGATTCTCAACATGGATAATTTGAAGCATGTATGGAATGAGGATCCTCTGGGACTTGTCTTGTTTGATAACCTAAGTTCAGTGAGGGTTTGGAATTGtccaaatctaaaaatttttttccCAGCTTCAATagctaaaaatctgctacaaCTCAAAAGACTGAATATAGCCAGTTCTGGGGTGGAGGAAATTGTTCAGAATCTGAACTGGGTAGAAACAAATATGGAGAACCAACCTATGGTTAAAGTTCTGCAGCCACATTTCTCCTTTAGAAAG CTAGACCAAGCTCTTCGGTCTCTTGAAGAACTTCTCGTTTGGCAATGTGACAGTTTGATTACTTTAGCACCATCCTCTGCTTCTTTTCAAAATCTGACGACTTTGGAGGTGTGGAAATGCAATGGATTAGTTAGTTTGGTAACATCGTCAACAGCAAAAAGTCTGGTACAACTCACAAAAATGAGTATAGAAGCATGTGACAGattgaaagaaatagttgcaaATGAGGGAAATGAATCGAAAGAGGATATCATCTTTAGCAAATTAGGAAAACTGGAACTTAGATATTTGCCAAGCCTCGTCAGTTTTTGCTCAGCAGATCACAGCTTCAAATTCCCCTCTTTAACAGAAGTATTTATGGAGAAATGCCCCAAGATGCAGATTTTCTCAAAAGGAGTCTTAAGCACACCAAGACTCCTCGTTGTACAACATGATGAACAAGGGTGTTGGAACGGCAATCTGAATGACACTGTACAACAATTGTTTGCAGAAATG AATGCCAAGGAAGATTGA